The following proteins are co-located in the Triplophysa dalaica isolate WHDGS20190420 chromosome 2, ASM1584641v1, whole genome shotgun sequence genome:
- the spcs3 gene encoding signal peptidase complex subunit 3, translating to MNTVLSRANSLFAFSLSVMAALTFGCFITTAFKDRSVPVDIHVSKVMIKNVDDFTGPRERSDLGFVTFDISADLQPIFDWNVKELFLYMSAEYSTKSNALNQVVLWDKIILRGDKTKLNLRDIKSKYFFFDDGNGLRANKNITLTLSWNVVPNAGILPLVEGSGHKSIAFPETYETAKTY from the exons ATGAACACGGTATTATCAAGGGCGAACTCGCTCTTCGCCTTCTCTCTCAGTGTAATGGCAGCTCTCACATTCGGATGCTTTATTACAACAGCGTTTAAAGACCGAAGTGTTCCGGTGGATATACACGTATCCAAAGTCATGAT AAAAAATGTGGACGACTTCACAGGACCAAGAGAGAGGAGTGACTTGGGATTTGTAACATTTGACATTTCTGCTGAT CTTCAGCCAATATTCGACTGGAATGTAAAGGAGCTCTTTCTGTACATGTCTGCTGAATATTCAAccaaaagcaat GCACTGAACCAGGTGGTGCTATGGGACAAAATTATATTGAGAGGTGACAAAACCAAACTGAACTTGAGGGATATTAAATCCAAGTACTTCTTCTTTGATGACGGGAATGGTCTAAG GGCAAATAAGAACATCACCCTCACACTTTCATGGAATGTGGTGCCAAATGCTGGAATCTTGCCATTGGTTGAGGGATCTGGACACAAATCTATCGCCTTTCCCGAGACATACGAAACTGCAAAGACCTACTAA